The Methanococcoides methylutens MM1 genome has a window encoding:
- the rnfB gene encoding Rnf electron transport complex subunit RnfB, which translates to MSLTTLLIQAMATLGGLGLVIGIMLIAASRVFKVETNPLVEEVVEVLPGANCGACGFAGCADFAERVVEENAPLDGCPVGGFETAKEIGGILGQDVSEAEKEYPYLRCNGGTKCVDRFDYVGIEDCTAVIMLSDGEKGCNYGCMGRGTCVRACPFDAITIGDDRLPDVNKNLCKSCGLCIEACPNDVLMFAKDSEKVHVQCNSHDKGKAVKAVCEIGCIGCKICEKNCPEDAIKVTKFLAEIDQDKCTACGICVEKCPQNCIEMR; encoded by the coding sequence ATGAGTCTGACAACTTTACTTATCCAGGCAATGGCAACACTTGGTGGTCTTGGTCTTGTGATCGGTATCATGCTGATCGCAGCTTCAAGGGTGTTCAAGGTTGAGACTAATCCTCTTGTTGAAGAGGTGGTCGAGGTTCTGCCAGGTGCTAATTGTGGTGCCTGTGGATTTGCAGGCTGTGCTGACTTTGCAGAGCGTGTAGTGGAAGAGAATGCTCCACTTGATGGATGCCCTGTAGGTGGCTTTGAGACTGCAAAGGAGATCGGTGGAATTCTCGGTCAGGATGTTTCCGAAGCAGAGAAAGAGTACCCATATCTCAGGTGTAATGGCGGTACCAAATGCGTTGACAGGTTCGATTATGTTGGAATTGAGGACTGTACTGCCGTGATCATGCTCTCTGATGGTGAAAAAGGATGTAATTACGGATGTATGGGTCGCGGAACCTGTGTACGTGCATGTCCTTTTGATGCTATCACTATAGGTGATGACCGTCTTCCTGATGTGAACAAGAACCTCTGTAAGAGCTGTGGTCTCTGTATAGAGGCATGTCCAAATGATGTGCTTATGTTTGCAAAGGACTCCGAGAAGGTACATGTCCAGTGTAATTCACATGACAAGGGTAAGGCCGTAAAGGCAGTCTGTGAGATAGGATGTATCGGCTGTAAGATCTGTGAGAAGAACTGTCCTGAAGATGCTATCAAGGTCACAAAGTTCCTTGCCGAGATCGATCAGGATAAGTGTACAGCATGTGGAATATGTGTTGAGAAATGCCCGCAGAACTGCATTGAGATGAGATAA
- a CDS encoding histone family protein: MPILPLASVERLIRSANAERVSESAASALLDILEDYGVKIAKEAIIYANHAGRKTVKDEDIKLAFDMLTKPRD; the protein is encoded by the coding sequence ATGCCCATACTACCATTAGCTTCCGTCGAACGTTTGATCCGAAGTGCCAATGCAGAAAGAGTCAGTGAATCCGCAGCATCAGCCCTTTTGGATATACTCGAAGATTACGGAGTAAAGATCGCAAAAGAAGCTATAATATATGCAAATCATGCTGGAAGAAAAACAGTAAAAGATGAAGACATAAAACTTGCCTTTGACATGCTCACGAAACCCCGTGATTAA
- a CDS encoding RPA family protein, producing the protein MVEREVAFRMFAKELNDSVLTIHSTIDEAINSDGHTPNYLLTPLGSMVNRVFIVGVITEVDNVGNDIDTWKARIVDPSGAFTIYAGQYQPQAAIFLSSVETPAFVSVVGKVRVYKPDPGTSIISLRPEEIHLADEKMRNDWVIDTAELTLDRVETFSEMLSSCESVPERCECIKNKANSSEISEGICLAIDNYDTGFDYLDEMRSIIKKCIVSIDLAPSSNGEKDMDVVVMELLEELDEGKGVDYLDLLSVANSRNINEKAVDSSVRSLLAKGSCYEPKIGIIRPIS; encoded by the coding sequence ATGGTGGAGCGTGAAGTTGCATTCCGCATGTTTGCAAAGGAACTGAACGACTCAGTTCTTACGATACATTCTACTATAGATGAGGCGATAAATTCCGATGGACATACTCCTAATTACCTGCTTACTCCGCTGGGGTCAATGGTGAATCGTGTTTTTATTGTAGGTGTCATTACTGAGGTTGACAATGTTGGCAATGATATTGATACATGGAAGGCCCGCATAGTTGACCCCTCAGGTGCTTTCACTATATATGCGGGGCAATACCAGCCACAGGCAGCTATCTTCCTTTCATCCGTAGAGACTCCTGCATTCGTTTCCGTTGTGGGGAAAGTGCGTGTGTACAAGCCGGATCCGGGTACCTCTATCATTTCCCTGAGGCCTGAGGAGATCCACCTTGCCGATGAAAAAATGCGCAATGATTGGGTAATTGATACTGCGGAACTAACTCTTGACCGGGTGGAAACATTTTCAGAAATGCTTTCCTCGTGCGAAAGTGTTCCTGAAAGGTGTGAGTGTATTAAGAACAAGGCGAATTCTTCAGAAATATCCGAAGGAATCTGTCTTGCAATTGATAATTATGATACTGGTTTTGATTACCTGGATGAGATGAGGTCGATTATTAAAAAGTGCATTGTTTCCATTGACCTTGCACCTTCCAGTAATGGTGAAAAAGATATGGATGTCGTTGTTATGGAATTACTGGAAGAACTTGATGAGGGAAAGGGAGTGGATTATTTGGATCTCCTTTCAGTTGCAAATTCCCGAAATATCAATGAAAAAGCGGTGGATTCATCTGTCAGGTCTTTGCTCGCAAAGGGGTCATGCTATGAGCCAAAAATAGGGATTATAAGGCCCATATCATAA
- the mtbC gene encoding dimethylamine corrinoid protein MtbC, which translates to MVFKGGCKTTNEELFKTLSDAVVSCKKDDVVAAVEKAKGQAPAVELIDNGLAAGMNEVGVLFERGKLFLPHVMMAADAMTAGVELLQDELAAGEGASQKLGVIVNGTVEGDVHDIGKAIVSTMLQAAGFEVHDIGRDVPLQNFIDKIKETNADMVGLSALMTTTLQGQKDVIELLKENGMRDDIKVMVGGAPATDAWAKKIGADCYAENASEAVVKAKELLL; encoded by the coding sequence ATTGTTTTCAAAGGAGGTTGTAAAACGACAAACGAAGAATTATTCAAGACACTATCCGATGCGGTAGTAAGTTGCAAGAAAGATGATGTAGTAGCTGCAGTAGAGAAGGCAAAGGGCCAGGCTCCAGCAGTAGAACTTATCGACAACGGTCTTGCAGCAGGTATGAACGAAGTCGGTGTACTCTTCGAGAGGGGAAAACTTTTCCTTCCACACGTCATGATGGCAGCTGACGCAATGACTGCTGGTGTAGAGTTACTCCAGGACGAACTTGCAGCTGGCGAGGGCGCAAGTCAGAAGCTCGGTGTAATCGTCAACGGTACAGTCGAGGGTGACGTACACGACATCGGTAAGGCAATCGTGTCAACAATGCTCCAGGCAGCAGGTTTCGAAGTCCACGATATCGGAAGGGATGTCCCACTCCAGAACTTCATCGACAAGATCAAGGAAACCAACGCTGACATGGTCGGTCTTTCCGCACTTATGACAACCACACTTCAGGGCCAGAAAGATGTTATCGAACTCCTCAAGGAGAACGGCATGAGAGACGACATCAAGGTCATGGTCGGTGGCGCACCAGCAACAGACGCATGGGCAAAGAAGATCGGTGCAGACTGCTATGCAGAAAATGCAAGTGAAGCAGTCGTAAAGGCAAAAGAGCTTCTCTTATAA
- the rnfA gene encoding Rnf electron transport complex subunit RnfA, translating to MAADVSLFQIFMDGVFIKNFLIIQFLGLCSFVGVTKDTKSAAGMSGAVIFVMTMAATVSYLIYSFVLIPLKLEFLSLISFIVVIAALVQLVEFVVRKNIPSLYRSLGIYLPLITTNCAVLGVVLLNVLNEYSFIQSVVFGVAAGIGYTIVMLMMSGIRERSTLVNVPSAVRGLPQAFLIATMLSMAFVNYFGVIPI from the coding sequence ATGGCAGCTGATGTAAGTTTATTCCAAATATTCATGGATGGTGTGTTCATTAAGAACTTCCTGATCATCCAGTTCCTTGGTCTATGTTCATTCGTGGGTGTTACCAAGGATACAAAGAGTGCTGCAGGAATGTCCGGTGCCGTTATTTTTGTAATGACTATGGCAGCAACTGTGTCATATCTGATCTACTCTTTCGTATTGATCCCGTTGAAGCTTGAGTTCCTTAGTCTGATCAGTTTCATTGTTGTGATCGCTGCCCTTGTGCAGCTTGTGGAGTTCGTTGTGAGGAAGAACATTCCTTCACTGTATCGTTCACTGGGTATCTACCTCCCGCTTATAACAACAAACTGTGCGGTTCTTGGTGTTGTATTGCTCAATGTCCTGAATGAATACTCTTTCATACAGAGTGTCGTTTTCGGAGTTGCAGCAGGTATTGGTTACACTATTGTCATGCTGATGATGTCTGGTATCAGGGAACGCAGTACTCTCGTTAATGTCCCATCTGCAGTTCGTGGTCTGCCACAGGCATTCCTTATAGCAACAATGCTTTCAATGGCCTTTGTTAACTACTTCGGAGTGATCCCAATATGA
- a CDS encoding DUF4870 domain-containing protein, with protein sequence MTYKTSIGLNENIVGILCYLGFWITGVLFLFIEKENKFVRFHAFQSAMLFMVLTAVVFLVAWIPYVGWILADFGGFFSLFVWISFMFIAWRGSKLKVPVIGKIAYNHAYK encoded by the coding sequence ATGACATACAAGACTTCCATTGGACTTAATGAGAACATTGTGGGTATACTGTGCTATCTGGGATTCTGGATCACAGGTGTCCTTTTCCTCTTTATTGAAAAGGAGAACAAGTTCGTCCGTTTCCATGCATTCCAGTCAGCAATGCTTTTCATGGTTCTGACCGCAGTTGTCTTCCTGGTGGCATGGATCCCTTATGTGGGGTGGATACTTGCTGATTTCGGAGGTTTCTTTTCCCTCTTTGTATGGATCTCTTTCATGTTCATTGCATGGAGAGGTTCAAAGCTTAAGGTACCGGTTATCGGTAAGATCGCTTACAACCACGCGTACAAGTGA
- a CDS encoding DUF6951 family protein — translation MTDITVNSRICGFTHKINGVKDGKNVKVKVETQCPKVKNISELEVPMMELFGIKENAVIAKAQEGNCCATCLVPCAILHACNIELGLISGTLAKDVGNLSIDFK, via the coding sequence ATGACAGACATCACAGTCAATTCAAGGATTTGTGGCTTTACCCACAAAATAAATGGGGTCAAAGACGGAAAGAACGTTAAGGTAAAAGTTGAGACCCAATGCCCAAAAGTAAAGAACATTTCTGAACTTGAAGTGCCAATGATGGAGCTCTTTGGAATAAAAGAAAATGCAGTCATAGCTAAAGCACAGGAAGGAAACTGCTGTGCAACATGCCTGGTACCCTGCGCCATCCTCCACGCTTGCAACATAGAGCTGGGACTGATCTCCGGAACACTTGCAAAGGATGTAGGAAACCTTAGCATCGATTTCAAATAA
- a CDS encoding B12-binding domain-containing protein, whose protein sequence is MVSQDEINAKAKAAVMDFDDEAVEEVCEEAIDAGVDVVSLIQDGLTAGMNEIGDQFEQGTLFLPHVIAASEAMSAGVAVLTPVLEKQGAGVESKGKIAIGTIEGDIHTIGKDIVATMLKIAGFQVIDLGRDVPIADYVAAVKEHQPLAIGSSALMTTTMVLQMQVEEQLKEAGLRDSVKTMVGGAPVTQDWADKIGADIYAENATDAVVKCKALVE, encoded by the coding sequence ATGGTATCACAGGATGAAATTAACGCAAAAGCAAAAGCTGCAGTCATGGATTTCGATGACGAAGCAGTAGAAGAAGTATGTGAAGAAGCAATCGACGCAGGTGTCGATGTAGTATCCCTTATTCAGGATGGTCTTACCGCAGGTATGAACGAAATCGGTGACCAGTTCGAGCAGGGTACCCTTTTCCTTCCACACGTCATTGCAGCATCCGAAGCAATGAGCGCTGGTGTGGCAGTCCTCACCCCTGTCCTTGAGAAGCAGGGCGCAGGTGTCGAGAGCAAGGGTAAGATCGCAATCGGTACAATCGAGGGTGACATCCACACAATCGGTAAGGATATCGTCGCAACAATGCTCAAGATCGCTGGCTTCCAGGTTATTGATCTCGGTAGGGATGTCCCAATAGCAGACTACGTCGCTGCAGTCAAGGAACACCAGCCACTCGCAATCGGTTCTTCCGCACTTATGACCACCACAATGGTCCTTCAGATGCAGGTCGAAGAGCAGCTCAAGGAAGCAGGTCTCCGCGACTCTGTAAAGACAATGGTCGGTGGCGCACCAGTTACCCAGGACTGGGCAGACAAGATCGGCGCAGACATCTACGCTGAGAACGCAACTGATGCAGTCGTAAAGTGCAAGGCACTTGTCGAGTAA
- a CDS encoding Single-stranded DNA binding protein produces the protein MDEKFAPHIEELTRALGHVSRSIIEEELELLLKYRVPIDEAKRSVLKKFRDGSPVTKKVNDLVIGDKGIALEVRILEINEKDVNLRGEAATIFSGVLGDETGMCSFTSWKPISLNSGDAVKILNASVRSWRNRAEVNIGDRSEVELLQDTDLPDISELSETPVKKLSEIGYSDMFVSSVAAVIELYHREVDVKGRNLTIIEGVLADETGRLPFVSWSLLDGVDIGSILRFEDASVSMYRGVPSIHLNESTPVRIVGPDGGLSFTFDSVNVPPEPLPIKEVLQNEGMFDVSVKGNIVSVRPGSGLITRCPECNRVIMKNSCRSHGVVEGIQDMRIKLILDDGTGSLLVMLNRELSEIVYGKTLQECELVMGKSMSANVVYDDMKNILTGRYLGVRGNTSRVEYGVTFVAKSVWAPSDDPEKRISALLERLEGVEA, from the coding sequence ATGGACGAAAAATTTGCGCCTCATATTGAAGAGTTAACAAGGGCGCTGGGACATGTAAGCAGATCTATCATAGAGGAAGAATTGGAATTATTGCTGAAGTATCGTGTACCGATCGATGAAGCAAAAAGGTCTGTTCTTAAGAAATTCCGGGATGGATCTCCTGTAACTAAAAAGGTAAATGATCTTGTCATTGGTGACAAGGGTATAGCTCTTGAGGTCCGTATTCTTGAGATCAATGAGAAGGACGTAAATTTGCGTGGCGAGGCCGCTACTATATTTTCTGGTGTACTTGGTGATGAGACCGGCATGTGCTCATTCACTTCATGGAAGCCTATCTCACTGAACTCCGGAGATGCTGTAAAGATCCTGAATGCATCTGTCAGGTCCTGGCGCAACAGGGCGGAGGTCAACATCGGGGATCGCTCGGAAGTTGAACTTCTTCAGGATACTGATCTTCCTGATATTAGTGAGCTATCTGAAACTCCTGTGAAAAAACTGAGCGAGATCGGATATTCTGATATGTTCGTAAGTTCGGTAGCTGCAGTGATCGAATTATATCACCGGGAGGTCGATGTAAAAGGACGCAACCTTACTATTATAGAGGGGGTACTGGCCGATGAGACCGGAAGGTTGCCTTTTGTTTCGTGGTCACTTCTTGATGGTGTGGATATTGGCAGTATATTACGTTTTGAGGATGCATCGGTCAGCATGTACAGGGGTGTGCCTTCAATACATCTTAATGAATCCACTCCGGTCCGGATCGTAGGTCCTGATGGGGGACTTTCCTTCACTTTTGATTCGGTGAACGTGCCGCCGGAACCATTGCCTATCAAGGAAGTTCTGCAAAACGAAGGCATGTTCGATGTATCGGTAAAGGGCAACATTGTATCTGTGAGGCCGGGCTCCGGGCTGATAACCCGCTGTCCTGAATGTAACAGGGTAATTATGAAAAACTCCTGTCGCTCCCATGGTGTGGTGGAGGGTATTCAGGACATGCGCATCAAGCTCATCCTTGATGATGGGACTGGTTCTCTTCTTGTGATGCTGAACCGGGAACTTTCCGAGATCGTCTATGGTAAAACACTTCAGGAATGTGAACTGGTCATGGGTAAATCGATGTCCGCAAATGTTGTTTATGATGATATGAAAAACATCCTCACGGGTCGCTATCTTGGTGTGCGCGGGAATACTTCAAGGGTCGAATATGGCGTCACATTTGTAGCAAAATCCGTGTGGGCTCCCTCAGATGATCCTGAAAAGAGGATATCTGCACTTTTGGAGCGACTGGAAGGGGTTGAGGCATAA
- a CDS encoding replication factor C small subunit, whose product MAGGFKIKEEIWIEKYRPFKLEDIVGQKETTERLISYVKTGNLPHLLFSGPPGVGKTATAVSIARELFGDDWRENFTELNASDERGIDVVRTKIKNFAKTSPIGGADFKIIFLDEADALTSDAQSALRRTMERYTGNCRFILSCNYSSKIIEPIQSRCAVYRFRHLTEDSVAERCRHIAEKEGLEIADDGMEALKYVAQGDMRKAINALQAAALFDKTIHRDAIYRITATAHPEEIMELLTIALSGNFVLARRKLDTLMLEKGLSGEDVVGQIYRAIFDMDVAGQRMVDLMDMIGEVDFRLTEGANERIQLDALLAHFALTKEQ is encoded by the coding sequence ATGGCTGGAGGGTTTAAAATAAAAGAAGAGATATGGATCGAGAAATACAGGCCTTTTAAGCTTGAAGACATTGTGGGTCAAAAGGAGACTACAGAAAGGCTGATCTCATATGTAAAGACCGGTAATCTTCCTCACTTATTGTTCTCAGGTCCTCCCGGAGTTGGAAAGACCGCAACTGCTGTGTCTATCGCACGTGAACTTTTCGGGGATGACTGGAGAGAGAACTTCACAGAACTCAATGCGTCGGATGAGCGTGGGATTGATGTTGTGAGAACCAAGATCAAGAACTTCGCAAAGACCTCCCCTATCGGAGGTGCCGACTTTAAGATAATCTTCCTTGATGAAGCGGATGCCTTAACGTCCGATGCGCAGTCAGCACTGCGTCGTACGATGGAACGCTATACGGGTAACTGCCGCTTTATATTGTCCTGTAACTATTCTTCAAAGATCATCGAACCTATTCAATCCAGGTGTGCTGTTTACCGTTTCCGCCACCTTACTGAGGATTCCGTGGCTGAAAGGTGCAGGCATATTGCTGAAAAAGAGGGTCTTGAAATTGCTGATGACGGGATGGAAGCATTGAAGTATGTTGCCCAGGGTGACATGAGAAAGGCAATAAATGCACTTCAGGCAGCTGCTCTTTTTGATAAGACCATTCACAGGGATGCCATATACAGGATAACTGCAACAGCCCACCCTGAAGAGATTATGGAACTGCTTACAATCGCACTATCCGGTAATTTTGTGCTGGCGCGCAGGAAACTTGATACCCTTATGTTGGAAAAGGGTCTTTCCGGAGAGGATGTCGTTGGGCAGATCTATCGTGCAATCTTCGACATGGACGTGGCAGGCCAGCGTATGGTGGACCTTATGGATATGATCGGCGAGGTTGATTTCAGGCTTACTGAAGGTGCGAACGAAAGAATACAGCTTGATGCTTTGCTGGCACATTTTGCCCTGACCAAGGAGCAATAA
- a CDS encoding DMT family transporter yields MDIRELKKLENKRKMNKGYMWALFCAILWGIWYIPGTIIWAVPPFDAMWINIADPTGAGTYENGTAATLVVAVLISAFNALTVILALLVWNGVLGKFGEMTRTLKEFHPCSKWFFLASIFGGPMAILGSFIAIGFIGAGFAAVAALLYPVIGSILARQWYGEQISKRAWMGILVIIVGGLTIFVGGAIAEISAGSINYIGYVGGLMAALGWGIEGAIAGKGLDIAEPDVGITLRFLGENLIWWIILVPAVALAGYPVFEYAIAAFNPLSIMVLGFAGITFGYCYVSWYKSFPLIGVGRGQGIGNLYGLCAVIFMYLFLAQVPAWTVLVGGALCVLGSFVMISEEASEESLR; encoded by the coding sequence TTGGACATAAGAGAGTTAAAGAAACTAGAAAATAAAAGGAAGATGAACAAGGGTTATATGTGGGCCCTTTTCTGTGCAATCCTATGGGGTATTTGGTATATTCCAGGTACAATTATCTGGGCAGTACCACCATTCGATGCAATGTGGATCAACATCGCTGATCCTACAGGCGCAGGCACATATGAAAACGGTACCGCTGCAACACTTGTAGTAGCTGTCCTTATCTCCGCATTCAATGCGTTAACTGTTATCCTTGCACTACTTGTCTGGAACGGTGTGCTTGGTAAGTTCGGTGAAATGACAAGGACATTGAAGGAATTCCACCCATGCAGTAAGTGGTTCTTCCTTGCATCCATCTTCGGTGGACCTATGGCTATCCTTGGTTCATTCATCGCTATCGGTTTCATTGGAGCAGGATTCGCAGCAGTCGCTGCTTTGCTTTACCCTGTGATTGGTTCCATTCTTGCAAGACAATGGTATGGTGAACAGATCTCCAAGAGGGCATGGATGGGTATCCTTGTCATCATTGTTGGTGGTCTTACTATCTTCGTTGGTGGAGCAATCGCTGAGATCTCCGCAGGCAGCATCAACTACATTGGATACGTTGGTGGTCTGATGGCCGCTCTCGGATGGGGTATTGAAGGTGCAATTGCTGGTAAGGGTCTTGATATTGCTGAGCCTGATGTTGGTATCACTCTCAGGTTCCTTGGTGAGAACCTTATCTGGTGGATCATCCTTGTACCTGCAGTCGCACTTGCTGGCTATCCAGTCTTTGAGTATGCAATCGCTGCATTCAACCCATTGTCAATCATGGTCCTCGGATTCGCAGGTATCACATTCGGTTACTGTTATGTTTCCTGGTACAAATCTTTCCCACTTATCGGTGTTGGAAGGGGTCAGGGTATTGGAAACCTCTACGGTCTTTGTGCTGTGATCTTCATGTACCTGTTCCTTGCGCAGGTTCCAGCATGGACAGTACTTGTCGGTGGTGCACTTTGTGTCCTCGGTAGTTTTGTAATGATCTCAGAAGAAGCATCAGAGGAGTCCTTGAGGTGA
- a CDS encoding small multi-drug export protein encodes MPFQEQLVDALASVPSWLATVVLSALPVSELRGAIPVAIGIYGIDPVDAYLLAIIGNLLPVIPLLLFLDPVSSYLRRFKIGDSFFTWLFTRTRRKHSENMDRYGTLALTLFVAIPLPVTGAWTGCAAAFVFGVKFRNAFMAITAGVLISGIVVTVVTLAGMGAIDLLL; translated from the coding sequence ATGCCTTTCCAAGAGCAACTGGTGGATGCACTCGCAAGTGTACCTTCATGGCTGGCAACGGTAGTGCTAAGTGCATTGCCGGTATCCGAACTTCGTGGTGCAATCCCTGTTGCTATCGGGATATATGGAATTGATCCGGTAGATGCTTATCTGCTTGCTATCATAGGGAACCTTCTCCCAGTGATTCCCCTTTTACTTTTCCTGGATCCGGTGTCTTCTTATCTCAGGAGGTTCAAAATTGGTGATTCTTTCTTCACCTGGCTTTTCACCAGGACCCGCCGAAAACATTCTGAAAACATGGATCGTTATGGTACACTGGCATTAACTCTCTTTGTGGCCATTCCTTTGCCGGTTACAGGCGCATGGACTGGTTGTGCAGCTGCTTTTGTATTCGGTGTGAAGTTCAGGAATGCCTTCATGGCGATAACAGCGGGTGTCCTGATATCAGGTATTGTTGTGACGGTCGTCACACTTGCCGGAATGGGCGCGATAGATCTTTTACTATAA
- a CDS encoding methylamine methyltransferase corrinoid protein reductive activase, whose amino-acid sequence MYGIALDLGTSGFRAQLIDLEAKEVLKTAITMRHPLPGGNVMDHLDFAIQVGTDLAHEIMMDTIAKIFEELDVDTSLVSRLAVCGNPIQLSLFQNMEIRDLAYAGENKQKKLGVENVTRDARVFPASELFEGIADLPNCTVIVPPAIKHEIGADALAMMIKTDFMDKDIPSMVTDYGTNAEMAIKIGDKIITGSAAAGPAIEGQGISCGMLASPGAISDVNPEGDCWRVTVLDGLMNERKGHLIDPKTGVITEPSEIVAKGVTGTGVIAALSLAIESGIITKIPEIPGGKLILGDKIEINEKDIEEAGKAIGAIRAAQLTLMLEAGVEYKDLEFMYMAGATGAYVNADKARKLGSCPNFAHNIVQFGNTSVALARDLVMDESKLDEVIEVAKKIKADHLMMATSAEFSNIYVCELSYWTQGMPIEMYNQMLEMYNLPSLPETYENPGIEKRVAKDIDEVGKEGLKIVSDLGIIIEEKAQECILCHKCEEECPEDAITIIERDGEIFANYNSERCLGTSCRRCVSICPVDAIHYKTISIKE is encoded by the coding sequence ATGTATGGTATTGCATTGGATCTGGGAACAAGTGGTTTTCGTGCTCAATTGATCGACCTGGAAGCTAAGGAGGTCTTAAAGACTGCTATCACTATGAGGCATCCTCTTCCTGGTGGGAACGTTATGGACCATCTGGATTTTGCTATTCAGGTGGGTACTGATCTTGCACATGAGATCATGATGGATACAATTGCCAAAATATTTGAGGAGCTTGATGTTGATACCTCTCTTGTCAGCAGACTTGCTGTTTGTGGTAATCCTATCCAGTTGTCTCTTTTCCAGAACATGGAGATCAGGGATCTTGCATATGCTGGTGAGAACAAACAGAAGAAACTTGGTGTTGAAAACGTTACTCGTGATGCAAGGGTATTTCCTGCAAGTGAACTTTTCGAAGGCATAGCAGACTTGCCAAATTGTACTGTGATCGTACCTCCTGCTATCAAACATGAGATTGGCGCAGATGCACTTGCCATGATGATCAAGACTGATTTTATGGACAAGGATATTCCTTCCATGGTAACTGATTATGGTACCAATGCAGAAATGGCTATCAAGATCGGCGACAAGATTATAACCGGCAGTGCTGCAGCAGGTCCTGCGATTGAAGGTCAGGGTATCAGCTGTGGTATGCTTGCAAGTCCGGGTGCAATCTCTGATGTGAATCCTGAGGGTGACTGTTGGAGAGTTACGGTCCTTGATGGACTTATGAACGAGCGCAAGGGTCATCTTATCGATCCGAAAACCGGTGTCATCACTGAACCTTCTGAGATCGTTGCAAAAGGTGTGACCGGAACAGGTGTTATTGCTGCGCTTTCACTGGCAATTGAATCTGGTATTATTACTAAGATCCCGGAGATTCCCGGGGGCAAACTTATTCTCGGGGATAAGATCGAGATCAATGAGAAGGATATTGAAGAGGCAGGAAAGGCAATTGGTGCTATCAGGGCTGCCCAGTTGACCCTTATGCTGGAAGCAGGTGTTGAATATAAGGATCTTGAGTTCATGTATATGGCCGGTGCCACCGGTGCATATGTGAATGCGGACAAGGCAAGGAAGCTTGGTTCATGTCCAAACTTTGCACATAATATTGTTCAATTCGGTAACACTTCAGTCGCCCTTGCAAGGGATCTCGTGATGGATGAGTCCAAACTTGACGAGGTCATTGAGGTGGCAAAGAAGATCAAGGCAGATCACCTGATGATGGCTACAAGTGCTGAGTTCTCAAACATCTATGTGTGTGAGCTTTCCTACTGGACTCAGGGTATGCCTATTGAGATGTACAACCAGATGCTTGAAATGTATAATCTTCCTTCTCTTCCGGAGACCTATGAGAATCCAGGCATTGAGAAGAGAGTTGCAAAGGACATCGATGAGGTGGGTAAAGAAGGTCTGAAGATCGTCAGCGATCTTGGAATTATCATCGAAGAAAAGGCACAGGAATGTATCCTTTGTCACAAATGTGAAGAGGAGTGCCCTGAGGACGCCATTACTATAATCGAACGTGATGGTGAGATCTTTGCTAACTATAATAGTGAAAGATGTCTTGGTACGAGCTGCAGACGGTGTGTTTCCATCTGCCCGGTGGATGCAATCCATTACAAGACCATTTCCATTAAGGAATGA